From the genome of Paracidovorax avenae:
GCTGCCGCGCTCCACCATGCCGGTCACGAACGGATGGAAGGTGGCCGCCATGCCGAGGTTGTTGGTCGCAAAGGTCTGCGCCATGACATCGAGGTCCTCGCGCTCCGCGGTGTCCATGCCCACGCTGATGCCGGCATTCGCGATCACCACGTCGGGCAGCCCCAGTTCCACGATGCAGGCCTTGCCGGCCGCGATGATGCTGTCGGCCTGCACCACGTCGGCGCCGTACACGCGGAAGTCGTCGGGCCCGAGCCCGTTGGCGGCCGCCCAGGCCTGGATGTCCGCGGTGCGCCGCGCGACCAGCGCCAGGCGGAACCCGGCCTGCCGGTAACGCAGGGCCAGCGCTTGCCCGATGCCGCTGGAAGCGCCGGTGATGAAGGCCAGGGGACGAGGATGCATGGTGGCCTCTCGGGGTCGATGGTATGCCCGGATCTCAGCGTGCCGGCGGGGGAATGAGCACCCCGCGCACCCGGCCGCGCAGCTGCATGATCTGGTCCAGGTTGTCGTAGTCCATGTGGTCCGCGGTGAACTGGTCCTTGCCGCGCGTCAGCGTGACCGGCTGGTTGGAGCTCACGCGCTCGCTGTTGAGCCAGGCGTGCAGGAACTCTCCGCGGAACTGCAGCCGCGGCAGGGGCTCGCGGCCTGGCCGGTTGAGCGGTTCGCGCGTGACGACGGCATTGCCGAAGAGCTGAACTTCGGAAGCATCGGCGTTGGTGAGCGCCCGCTTCGCCGTGGCCACCGTCACGCGACCGTCCAGGGCCACGGAGCGCATGTGGGCGTTGTCGATCTCCAGCGTGTCGGTGTCCGGGTAGTGCCGCGCGACGTCGCCGCGGATCTCGCTCTGCAGCCGGCCGTTCGCATCGAAGTTCTTGACCGAGAAGCCGCGCATGAAATAGTCGGGCTCGTGCGTGGGCGCCACTTCCTGCGCGGGACGCACCGGCTTGGGGGCGTTGCGCACCAGCCACCAGGTGCCCAGTGCCATCAGGCCCATGAGCACCACGGGCAGGTAGAGGGATATGCGGTCCCATGCCTGGCGCAGGCGGCCCATCATGCGGCGTGCGCCTCCAGCAGCGCCGCATAGCGGCCGACGGCCACCAGCAGCAGGTCGCAGAACTCGCGCGCCGCGCCACCGCCGCCAGGGGCTGCGGTGACATGGTGGGCCACGGCACGCGCTTCGGCGTGGGCGTGGAACGGCGCGCAGGCCAGCGCGCAGCGCCGCATCACGGGCAGGTCGGGCCAGTCATCGCCGATCGCCGCGGCCTGGTGCCAGCCCAGCCCCAGCTCGGCCAGGATGGCTTCGGCGGCAGGGCGCTTGTCCTCGGTGCCGAAGCGGGCATGCACCACGCCCAGCGCCTGCAGCCGCAGGCGCAGCGCGGGCGAATCCCGCCCGGTCACCACGGCCGGCACGATGCCGGCCTTCTGCAGCAGCTTGAGGCCGTGCCCGTCCAGGGTATGGAAGCGCTTGAGGGTCTCGCCCGCTTCGGAGATGTAGAGCCCGCCATCGGTGAGCACGCCATCGACGTCGAAAAAGGCGACGCGCACATCCTGCGCGCGCAGCAGCAGGGCGGGGTCGAACTGCAGTACGGGACGCAGGGCCGGCAGCGCGGCCGTGTCCGGCGCGGGGCCGCCCGCCAGGGGCGTGGGAGCGTTCCGGCGGTCCATCAGATGACCTTCGCCCGCATGAGGTCGCCGATATGGACCACGCCCGCCAGGACGCCGTCTTCCGAGGCGACGAGCACGCTGGTGATGGCGTGGCGCTCCATCATTTCGGCCGCATCCGCCGCGAGCGCATCGGGAGCGATGGTGCGCGGCCCGGCATGCATCACCTCGCCGGCCGTGACGCTGCGCAGGTCCGCGCCGGCCTCGATGCGGCGGCGCAGGTCGCCGTCGGTGAAGATGCCCAGGATACGGCCCTGCGGGTCCGTGATGGCCGACGCACCGAGCCGCTTGGCGCTCATCTCGCGCATCAGTTCGCTGAACGAGGCCTCCGGCAGCACGCGCGGCACGTCGGCGCCGGAGCGCATCACATCGCTCACATGCGTGAGCAGCTTGCGGCCCAGCGCGCCGCCGGGATGGGAGCGCGCGAAATCCTCCGAGCGGAAGCCCCGGGCGTCCAGCAGCGCCACCGCCAGGGCGTCGCCCATGGCCAGCTGGGCCGTGGTGCTGGTCGTGGGGGCCAGGTTGAGCGGGCAGGCTTCGCGCTCCACGCCGCAATCGAGCACCAGGTCGGCATGGCGGGCCAGGGTGGATTCCAGTCCGCCCGTCATCGCCACCAGCGGCACGCCCAGGCGCCGGAGCACTGGCAGCAGCACGGTCAATTCGCCGCTCTCGCCGCTGTTGGAGATGGCCAGCACCAGGTCGCCGGGCGTCACCATGCCGAGGTCGCCATGGCTGGCCTCTGCCGGGTGCACGAAGAAGGCCGGCGTACCGGTGGAGGCCAGCGTCGCCGCGATCTTGCGGCCCACGTGGCCGCTCTTGCCCATGCCCATGACCACCACGCGGCCGGAAGTGGCCAGCACGCGGTGCACCACGTCCGCGAAGGCCGTGCCCACGCGGGCGGCGAGCGCCGAGAGGGCGGCTGCCTCGGTATCGAAGGTTTCGCGGGCCAGGCGCACGGCCCGTTCGGCGGAGAAAGGCGCGGGCGGCAGGGCCGGCCCCTGCGCGGGGGGGGCGGAAAGCATCCGCGGATTCTATGCGGCGGCCCCGCGCCCGTGAGCCCGCCGGGCCGAAAGCCCCACGGGGCCCGCATCACGGTGCCGCAGGGGCGTCCTGCAGGAAAACACGCTAAAAGCCGCACGGGCTCGGCTAGCATCGGGCATGTCTTCCCTCGCCCTGACGCTGCTCTACCTGCTGGCCGCCGTGCTGGGCGTGGTGGCCTGCCGCAGCCTCAAGCTGCCGCCGATGCTCGGCTACCTGGCCGCGGGCATCCTGATCGGCCCCCACGCGCTGGCGCTCACCCAGAATTCCGAAGGGGTGCGCCACCTGGGTGAATTCGGCGTGGTGTTCCTGATGTTCTCCATCGGCCTGGAGTTCAGCCTGTCGAAACTCCGCGCCATGCGCCAGTTCGTGTTCGGGCTGGGGCTGCTGCAGGTGGCGCTCACCCTCACCGCCGGCATGGTGGGCATGCTGCTGCTGTCGCACTTCGTGGGCGGGCTGTGGCGCATGGGCTGGCAGACCGCGCTGGCCCTGGGCGGCACCCTGGTCATGAGCAGCACGGCCATCGTGGTCAAGCTGATGAGCGAGCGTGCCGAACTGGAGAGCGAACACGGCCGCCGCGTGCTGGGCGTGCTGCTGTTCCAGGATCTGGCCGTGGTGCCGCTGCTGGTGCTCATCCCCGCCCTGGGCTCCTCTCCCGAGCGGCTGCTGGTGGCGCTCGGGCTCGCCCTGCTGAAGGCCACGGTGCTCGTGGGCGTCCTGCTGGTGGGCGGACAGCGCGTGATGCGCTGGTGGCTCACCCTGTTGGCGCGGCGCAAGAGCGACGAGTTGTTCATGCTGAACCTGCTGCTCATCACACTGGGCCTCGCCTGGCTGACCGAGGCGGCCGGGCTGTCCCTGGCGCTGGGTGCCTTCATCGCGGGCGTACTGGTGTCCGAGACGGAGTACCGGCACCAGGTGGGCACGGACATCCGTCCCTTCCACGACGTGCTCCTCGGGCTCTTCTTCATCACCGTGGGCATGATGCTCGACTGGCACATCCTGCTGGAGCGCTGGGCGCTGGTCTTCGTGCTGCTGACCGTGCCGCTGCTGCTCAAGGCCGGCGTCATCCTGCTGCTGGCGCGCGGCATGGGCGCCACCACCGGCGTGTCGCTGCGCACCGGCCTCTACCTCGCGCAGGCGGGCGAGTTCGGCTTCGTGCTGCTGTCGCTCACACAGGAGCACGGCCTGGTCGAGCCCGCGCTCATGAACCCGGTACTGGCCGCGATGGTGCTGTCCATGCTGGCCACGCCTTTCCTGATCCAGTACAGCAACCCGATCGTCATGAAGCTCGTGGCCAGCGACTGGCTGCAGCAGTCGCTGCAGATGACCTCCATCGCGCGCAAGTCGATCAACACCAGCGGCCACGTGCTCATCTGCGGCTACGGCCGCTGCGGCCAGAACCTGGCCCGCATGCTGGAGCGCGAGAACATCCCCTACATGGCGCTGGACCTCGACCCCGACCGCGTCCGGCAGGCCGCCGCCGCGGGCGACTCCGTGGTCTATGGCGACGCCACGCGGCTGCAGGCGCTGATGGCCGCCGGCCTGGTGCGGGCCAGTGCCGTGGCGGTGACCTACCTCGACATTCCCGCCACCCTCAAGGTGCTGGCCAACACCCGCTCGCACGCGCCCCAGGTGCCGGTCGTGGTCCGCACGCAGGACGACCTGCACCTCGACAAGCTACAGGCGGCCGGCGCCACCGAAGTCGTGCCCGAGGCCATCGAAGGCTCGCTCATGCTCGCGGGCCATGCGCTGGCTCTGGTGGGCGTGCCCATGCGGCGGGTGCTGCGGCTGGTGCAGGACCAGCGCGAAGCCCGCTACAACCTGCTGCGCGGCTATTTCCACGGTGCCGACGACGACACGGCCTCCGAACGCGACCAGGAGCGCCTCGCCACGGTGACCCTGCCGCCCGGCGCGGGCACCGTGGGCCGGCCCCTGTCGGAACTGCCGCTGCACGCCATGGGCGTGCGGGCGGTCAACCTGCGCCACAAGGATGGGCGCAGCTCCACCCCCACCGACGACAGCGTGCTCTCCGAAGGCGATACGCTGGTGATCTCCGGCCACCCCACGGCCCTGGCGCTGGCGGAAGACGCGCTGCTGCGCGGCTGAAGGCTCCGGTGCGGCCGGGAACGCCCGGCGCAGCGGCAGGCTCTAAACTGCCGCCCTTTTCCCGCCGCGCGCGCCGCGGCCCATCCCCTCCTCCCCGGCCCCGCCATGCAAGACCTCAGCGTCAACGAATACCTCCGCCAGTACATCCGCACCGTGCCCGACTGGCCCGCGGCGGGCGTGCAGTTCCGCGACATCACCCCGCTGCTGCAGGACCCCAAGGTGTTCCGCGTGCTCATCGACGCCTTCGTGCACCGCTACATGGACCGCGCCCTGCGCCCCGACGTGGTCGCGGGCCTGGATGCACGCGGCTTCATCCTCGGCGCCGTCGTCGCCTACGAATTGAATGTGGGCTTCGTGCCCATCCGCAAAAAGGGCAAGCTGCCCTTCACCACGGTCGAGGAAACCTACGAACTGGAATACGGCAGTGCCACGGTCGAGCTGCATGCCGACGCGGTGAAGCCCGGCGACCGGGTACTGCTGATCGACGACCTCATCGCCACGGGCGGCACCATGATGGCCGGGCGCAGGCTGCTGGAACGGCTCGGCGCCACGGTCACCGAAGGCGCCGCCATCGTCGATCTCCCCGAACTGGGTGGCTCCTCGCGGCTGCGCGAATCCGGACTGCCGCTCTACACACTGGTGGACTTCGCAGGGCACTGAGGCGACTTGCGCCGGGCGGCCCA
Proteins encoded in this window:
- a CDS encoding monovalent cation:proton antiporter-2 (CPA2) family protein; this translates as MSSLALTLLYLLAAVLGVVACRSLKLPPMLGYLAAGILIGPHALALTQNSEGVRHLGEFGVVFLMFSIGLEFSLSKLRAMRQFVFGLGLLQVALTLTAGMVGMLLLSHFVGGLWRMGWQTALALGGTLVMSSTAIVVKLMSERAELESEHGRRVLGVLLFQDLAVVPLLVLIPALGSSPERLLVALGLALLKATVLVGVLLVGGQRVMRWWLTLLARRKSDELFMLNLLLITLGLAWLTEAAGLSLALGAFIAGVLVSETEYRHQVGTDIRPFHDVLLGLFFITVGMMLDWHILLERWALVFVLLTVPLLLKAGVILLLARGMGATTGVSLRTGLYLAQAGEFGFVLLSLTQEHGLVEPALMNPVLAAMVLSMLATPFLIQYSNPIVMKLVASDWLQQSLQMTSIARKSINTSGHVLICGYGRCGQNLARMLERENIPYMALDLDPDRVRQAAAAGDSVVYGDATRLQALMAAGLVRASAVAVTYLDIPATLKVLANTRSHAPQVPVVVRTQDDLHLDKLQAAGATEVVPEAIEGSLMLAGHALALVGVPMRRVLRLVQDQREARYNLLRGYFHGADDDTASERDQERLATVTLPPGAGTVGRPLSELPLHAMGVRAVNLRHKDGRSSTPTDDSVLSEGDTLVISGHPTALALAEDALLRG
- the lptC gene encoding LPS export ABC transporter periplasmic protein LptC: MMGRLRQAWDRISLYLPVVLMGLMALGTWWLVRNAPKPVRPAQEVAPTHEPDYFMRGFSVKNFDANGRLQSEIRGDVARHYPDTDTLEIDNAHMRSVALDGRVTVATAKRALTNADASEVQLFGNAVVTREPLNRPGREPLPRLQFRGEFLHAWLNSERVSSNQPVTLTRGKDQFTADHMDYDNLDQIMQLRGRVRGVLIPPPAR
- a CDS encoding KdsC family phosphatase, encoding MDRRNAPTPLAGGPAPDTAALPALRPVLQFDPALLLRAQDVRVAFFDVDGVLTDGGLYISEAGETLKRFHTLDGHGLKLLQKAGIVPAVVTGRDSPALRLRLQALGVVHARFGTEDKRPAAEAILAELGLGWHQAAAIGDDWPDLPVMRRCALACAPFHAHAEARAVAHHVTAAPGGGGAAREFCDLLLVAVGRYAALLEAHAA
- a CDS encoding SIS domain-containing protein, whose translation is MLSAPPAQGPALPPAPFSAERAVRLARETFDTEAAALSALAARVGTAFADVVHRVLATSGRVVVMGMGKSGHVGRKIAATLASTGTPAFFVHPAEASHGDLGMVTPGDLVLAISNSGESGELTVLLPVLRRLGVPLVAMTGGLESTLARHADLVLDCGVEREACPLNLAPTTSTTAQLAMGDALAVALLDARGFRSEDFARSHPGGALGRKLLTHVSDVMRSGADVPRVLPEASFSELMREMSAKRLGASAITDPQGRILGIFTDGDLRRRIEAGADLRSVTAGEVMHAGPRTIAPDALAADAAEMMERHAITSVLVASEDGVLAGVVHIGDLMRAKVI
- a CDS encoding adenine phosphoribosyltransferase codes for the protein MQDLSVNEYLRQYIRTVPDWPAAGVQFRDITPLLQDPKVFRVLIDAFVHRYMDRALRPDVVAGLDARGFILGAVVAYELNVGFVPIRKKGKLPFTTVEETYELEYGSATVELHADAVKPGDRVLLIDDLIATGGTMMAGRRLLERLGATVTEGAAIVDLPELGGSSRLRESGLPLYTLVDFAGH
- a CDS encoding SDR family oxidoreductase, which produces MHPRPLAFITGASSGIGQALALRYRQAGFRLALVARRTADIQAWAAANGLGPDDFRVYGADVVQADSIIAAGKACIVELGLPDVVIANAGISVGMDTAEREDLDVMAQTFATNNLGMAATFHPFVTGMVERGSGTLVGIGSVAGIRGLPGHGAYCSSKAAVISYCESLRGELRASGVRVVTLCPGYIDTPLTRQNRYAMPFLMQPGDFADKAYAAIAAGARYRVIPWQMGVVAKLLRLLPGSLFDRLLAGRPRKHRRGGRGPAS